The following are from one region of the Dermacentor albipictus isolate Rhodes 1998 colony chromosome 5, USDA_Dalb.pri_finalv2, whole genome shotgun sequence genome:
- the LOC135900524 gene encoding arylamine N-acetyltransferase-like: MDSSALVSSQQNIDCSLHYGESSEHPDPVLFAAVGKRKIDLSGYRMGPLKPKELLLYLDVLKLKPSALSEPNLTTLNTLMLAHLERIPFQGIDTFVGHTPLLDDDSVFRKVIEQRRGGYCVELNNIFGRLLLTLGFKFNIRAARVRWGRPLDTPLTPLGHLLFCVDLGEGGEYFADVGFGGPNPFKALPVEGDAEPYRVRRLDEKGNIEVAIKSTGRGIASACWRPLYHVFPPPQKWVDFVPQYWYASLHPRSLFRNVLMVGRFADDSWLTLVDGRFCRRSKIGQVQERHVTEVEEVLRLFGTEFALKLNPDIDLDFLRCRIKSVI, translated from the coding sequence ATGGATAGCTCAGCGCTCGTCTCATCGCAGCAAAACATTGACTGCAGCTTACATTATGGTGAGTCCTCAGAGCATCCGGACCCCGTCCTCTTCGCTGCTGTGGGAAAGCGAAAGATCGACTTGAGTGGCTACCGCATGGGACCACTTAAACCGAAAGAACTGCTTCTCTACCTTGACGTCCTGAAACTAAAGCCCAGTGCATTGAGTGAACCCAACCTCACCACCTTGAACACCCTCATGTTAGCCCACCTTGAACGAATCCCTTTCCAGGGGATAGATACTTTCGTGGGCCATACACCGCTGCTTGATGACGACTCAGTGTTCCGTAAGGTGATTGAGCAGCGCCGGGGTGGCTACTGCGTGGAGCTCAATAACATCTTCGGGAGGCTCTTGCTGACACTGGGCTTCAAGTTCAACATTCGGGCAGCCAGGGTCCGCTGGGGCCGTCCGCTGGACACGCCGTTGACCCCTCTAGGACACCTGCTCTTCTGCGTCGACCTGGGCGAGGGAGGAGAGTACTTCGCAGATGTTGGCTTTGGCGGGCCCAACCCGTTCAAAGCGCTGCCTGTAGAAGGCGACGCTGAGCCTTACCGTGTGCGCAGACTCGATGAAAAAGGGAACATCGAGGTGGCCATCAAGTCGACGGGGCGCGGTATCGCATCAGCGTGTTGGCGTCCCTTGTACCACGTGTTTCCTCCACCGCAAAAGTGGGTCGACTTCGTGCCACAGTACTGGTACGCCTCGCTGCACCCGCGGTCGTTGTTCCGTAACGTGCTCATGGTGGGGCGCTTCGCTGATGATTCGTGGCTGACGCTGGTGGACGGCCGCTTCTGCCGCCGCTCGAAGATCGGGCAAGTGCAAGAGCGTCATGTCACGGAGGTGGAAGAAGTTCTTCGCCTCTTCGGCACCGAGTTTGCTTTAAAGCTGAATCCCGACATTGACCTCGACTTCCTCAGGTGCCGCATTAAGAGCGTTATTTAA